The Deltaproteobacteria bacterium genome includes the window TCGCGAAAAGATATTTCCTTGTCTCGACGTCCGCAATCAGAATTCCTTCGGAAGCTCCTTGAAACAGGCTCCTGTATCTGACTTCCGAATCTCTCAAAGCCTGTTCCGCCTTTCTTTTTTCCTGTTCCGCTTCGATATTGCTCAAAGCGAAGGCGATGTCCTGCCCCACCTCCTGGAACAGGCTCTGTTCTTCCTTATCCTGGGCAAAGGCGTCGGGCACGGAAGAAATGAGAACGCCGTAGACATTGCCGTTGTTTTCCAGCCGGACGGAAAACGCCGCGCGCCGGCATCCGGCTTGGGCAAAGGGGCAGTCACCGCATCCTTCGGAAGGATCTTCGAAGACCTTTACGTTGGAACCGGCCAACGCCTCTTGGGCGCACCAGGGGAAGTATCCCTGTTCGAGCCGCTGCTTGAACGGCAGGAAGGACTCCCCTATACCCGCCTCCGCGCAACGGACAAACGCTCCCGATGAACCCACGAGCCCAATCCACGCACTGTTGAACCCCCTGGTCGCCACCAGATTCTCGCAGGCAAGCCGGATGAGTCGATCCCGGTCCTTTTCCCTGGTGATGAGTTTGTTCACATTTCGAATGGCCTGGATCACGTTGTTGAGATGTCGAATCCTTTCCTCGGCCCTCTTTCTCTCGGTAACGTCGCGAAGCGAAATCAGGAAACAAGGTTCCCCTTCCCAGTCGATCTCAACGGCCCGCATGGACGCGATGACCTCTGTCCCCGAAGCGTGCAGGATATGGACGTCCGTGGATTCATCCGAGACCATGGGAAGCCCGATGTCCATCCCCGTCAGCGTCCGAGCCGGCCGGCCCCAAAGGGATTCGGCGGCCGGGTTGACGAAACGGACCACGCCCTCCCGATTGACTACGAGGATGCCGTCGGCGTTGTGTTCGATGATTTTCCTCAATCGCTCTTCACTCTCACGAAGCGAGTGGTTCGGATTCTCCATCTGTTAAACCCCTGCCTGTGATTCTCGAATTGTCGGCCATCCTTCCGAAAGGGAAGGATTCACCTGGAAGGTTTGGGACGTGGGCCAAGACCCAACTGATCGAGCACTTTTCTCTTACCGCTGAGGTCCCCCAATATCCTTTTCGGAGGAGGGCTGGTTTTCAGCAGTGTGGGAGTAGCCAGGATCCCGTTTTCCTGGGCTATATGAGGATGTTCAATGACGTCGACGATCCTGAGGGTGTATTGCCCACCAAGCTCGTCCGATAGAAAAGACTCCAGATCTGAAATGATCCTCCTGGATCGAGCGCTCTGTCCCGAGATGAAAAGCATGAATTCGAACATGGAACCCCCCAATGGATAGAGGATGGACTAAGAGATCCTGGAGAACGGCCCATCGAACTTCAAGACGCGGAATCGTCCCTCCGCAACTCACTGCCTTGAATGGGAGACAGGAGAACCATCTCACTCAATACACGGCCGCTCCTTCGAGGATGCCTCTGGTCAGGCCGACAAGCTGGGCCGAGGTAAGCGGCTTCCTCATGAGTTCAAAGTCCATGCCCTCTTCCTGGGCCTTTCTCAGCTGTTCCGCGAAGTCACCATAGTAAGCCGTGATGATGTAGACGGGAACCGCGCCGTCGATCGTCCTGAGCACTCTCAGGGTGTCTACGCCGCTCATTCCGGGCATCCTGAGATCCAGATACACCAAGTTATACGCCTGCTCTCTCATCATCTCCAGGCCCTTTTCGCCCGATGGCGCCGTGTCCACCTGAAACTGAGTCCCCTCCAAGGCAAGCAGGAAGACCTTCCTTATGGCCTCGTCGTCGTCAATTACAAGAATACGTTTAATCACGAGAACCTCCCAGCTCGATCTTCAATCCGGTTCGCCGGCAGCAGAACCTCCATCCTGGTCCCCCTCCCCACCTCGCTTTCGCAGTGTATCTTACCACCGTGAGACTCGACAATGCTTTTCGTTACGGAAAGGCCCAGTCCCGTGCCTTCACCCACACGTTTGGTGGTAAAAAAGGGATCGAAGATCCGCTTGGTGTGCTCCGGCAAGATGCCGCAACCCGTATCGCCGACCGTCATCCGGACGAATTCTCCGGCCGGCTGCATCTCGAACAGGATTTCCCTGTTGGGAGCGTTTTTCACGGCGTCCAGGGCATTCGTCATGAGATTGAGGAGGACTTGCTGCATGCTTTCCCCTTTGCTCCAAATCTCCCGGCTCTCCTCGGCGATTCGCCTGGTTATGCGAATGCCCTGCTTTTCAAACCGGTAGGCCAGGAGCCTCGAGACCCGATCAAAGAGGACCTCGCACCGCACCTTTCGGTACTCCTCCCCGTCGACATGCCCGGTGTGAGAAAATGTCAGAAGGTTCTGCACAAGATCCATGCAGCGTTCAGTTT containing:
- a CDS encoding circadian clock protein KaiB (Decreases the phosphorylation of KaiC, a component of the main circadian regulator in cyanobacteria) produces the protein MFEFMLFISGQSARSRRIISDLESFLSDELGGQYTLRIVDVIEHPHIAQENGILATPTLLKTSPPPKRILGDLSGKRKVLDQLGLGPRPKPSR
- a CDS encoding response regulator — translated: MIKRILVIDDDEAIRKVFLLALEGTQFQVDTAPSGEKGLEMMREQAYNLVYLDLRMPGMSGVDTLRVLRTIDGAVPVYIITAYYGDFAEQLRKAQEEGMDFELMRKPLTSAQLVGLTRGILEGAAVY